The DNA segment TTGCCAGTGCGGGAGTGATCATGACCCCGTACTCTGTTATCCTGTCAATATCGGTCACCTTGGAAATCGCGGCATCGATATTCAATTCCTTCAGCGCAGCCTCGACATTTGCGGCAAGCTGCTTGCACTTAGCCTGAATTATGCACAAGTTTGGTGAAAAAAGAGTGCCATCGTCCTCGGGA comes from the Candidatus Eisenbacteria bacterium genome and includes:
- a CDS encoding thioredoxin family protein; translation: PEDDGTLFSPNLCIIQAKCKQLAANVEAALKELNIDAAISKVTDIDRITEYGVMITPALAIDGKVISAGKVLTKDEIKRIVV